From the genome of Ailuropoda melanoleuca isolate Jingjing chromosome 5, ASM200744v2, whole genome shotgun sequence:
ACCTCATCGCCACCTCTGTCTTTACAGTGGGAAGGATTTGACTTAGGGAGGTTGGGGCCCAGGGATAGGATTCTTTCTGTGTTATGCCAGGACCACTATGACATTCCCCTGCAGCtgggagaggagatggagaaagtggagggatggagggaataTCCTGTACTGGGAGTCTGCTCTGGCCTAAATTGCTATATGATCTTGGGCCGGTCACCTCCTCTCTCTGGGGATGTTTCCTCATGTGTAACGTGAGAGAATCAAATCTCATCCTGCTCTGACAGtgtgtgtcccccccccccccgccgtctCCGCAGACTACCATCATGGCAGTGGAGTTTGACGGAGGCGTTGTGGTGGGTTCCGATTCCCGGGTGTCTGCAGGGTAAGTACCAGTCAAGGTGCATGCTTCTGGAAGGAAGCCGATGGCCccaaatacagatttttcttaCCCATTCATAAAGAGACTGAGAAAGTGGAGCTTTGCAGAAATTGAGTTAACCTTCCCTCTAATGAGATACTGGGCAAGTGCTTGGGTCCCTGAATTCATGGAGGAGAATCTGGGGCCTGAATGCTTATGTGGCCTGTCCCTGCAGGGATGAGTACAAGAGAATAGGGTACAAAAGAATAGGGTACAAAAGATTTCAGGGGCCCTACTTCCATCTATATTTAGAGATAGAAAATGTGGTTCTGCCAAGCAGATATTCTGGTTTCTCGTTGAACACACGGTGAACTGATTTGGTCTCCGCCATCCTGGCCATTTTCCCCATATGCAAAATGAGTATGTGGGATTAGGTCAGTATTACTTACTTTATGTCCCATAGAACACATAACTTTCTCAAGATGGGTATAGCAAAGAAAAATTGCTTAAGAACGTCATTCtcaatttactatttttttattataaaatctaaGCTTGAAAATAAGTCTAATTTTGATAATCactttctgtgtttcatttatttgagatgaTTTTGTTCTTCCTGTTTTAATCCAAGTATTAAATTTCATGGGCTTTGGGGGTGTTCTCTTgtcaaatatatttgagaaacacTAGACGATTAACCTCAACAGTTCCGGCATTGCTAATGTTGATGACTGCTGACTCTTCCTGGCAGAGAGGCGGTGGTAAACCGAGTGTTTGACAAGCTGTCCCCACTACACCAGTACATCTACTGTGCTCTCTCTGGTTCCGCTGCTGATGCCCAAGCCATGGTTGACACGGCCACCTACCAACTGGAGCTCCACGGGTATGAGGCTCTGGGTCTTCAAGTCCACATTCCCCAGAGTTCGCCCAACCAGCCAACCCCAAGGCAGTGTCCCGTTCCAGGAGCGctgcagtgaaaaataaaaaattcttgttTGGGCTCCTGTTTTTATTAGCTGTGAACTGGCAGTTGAGTCTCCAGCGTGGTTTCTGCCTCTGGAAAGTGGAGATAATTAATAGTACCTACCCTACCTCACCCGACGGTTATTTTGAGAATCAAATGATATATGTGAAAATGGCTTGAACGTTGTAAATCACTGTCCCACTATAAATAAcgagaaagaaaatgatgatgtGGCCCACCATCTATCAGGAAGTTACCGGCTGAGAAACTGAAGTCATTGGTGCAGAAGTAAAGCTTATCTGCTTTTACCCACAGGGGCAGGGCCCTTGCAGCTAAGTGGTATACAAttgggggggatgggtgggaCAGAGTAAAGACGGGGAACGTTGAATCTTCTTACCAGTTGGTGGTGTGAGACTAGTCCCCCTGTCCGTGTGGCAGAGTAGCTGGAATTTGAACTATTGCAACCACGGGTTTCAGGTTTCACGTGTCCCTTGGCAGGGGTGATGGTAATGGCACAGGAGGGTGGAACTTGAGGAAATTCTGTTGACCCCTATTACGAACACTTTCCTTAGGTTGGAACTGGAGGAACCTCCGCTGGTTCTGGCTGCTGCCAACGTGGTGAGGAATATCAGTTATAAGTATCGGGAGGACCTGTCTGCGCATCTCATGGTTGCTGGCTGGGACCAACGAGGCGGGGGACAGGTGCATGTCTTCCAATGTACCCCCTCCCTTGGTGTTCCCCACTACACTAGGGGGGTATAGAGGTTATATCCTTCTAGCAATGGGTTCCCAGGACGCCACCTCTGAAAGCGGAGTATCTTCTCCACCGACGGGAGTAGGAGAGAGTGGGGCTTCATTGCAGAACACGGAGATATCCTGCCTGTCTCGGTGGCAAGGAGAGGACTGATGCTTCCGTAGTCTGACTTGAGGATGCCCCCGTAGGTGTACGGAACCCTGGGAGGAATGCTGACTCGGCAGCCCTTCGCCATCGGTGGCTCTGGCAGCACCTATATCTACGGTTATGTGGATGCGGCGTATAAACCAGGCATGTCCCCCGAGGAGTGCAGGAGCTTCACCACAAATGGTAACTGACCAAGCGGAAGGGTCCCTGGGGAGGGTTTTTAAACCTGGGAAGGAAGTAGAGCGTGAGGAACACGACGGAATACATGGGTGACCGTTTAATTTAATGTCCAAACTGGAACACTTCTGAGAGTGAAAGGGAGCAGGACAACGCCCAACTAGATGGGATTCCAGAACCCAGGGCAGAAACCACGAGTGTTCTGAGTACCCAAATCAAAATCTACAGTTGCTGTAAGAATCAGGAAGTGCTGGAGCCGGCTTGGGCCAGCTCAtgagagccagttgttaaatatCCAAGGACTCATGAGCGGCTTATTTAGCTATTTGTAACTTGAAATCAGTCCTGGTGGGAGTTTTGAGACTGTGGGTACCAAGAGGTGTTACATATAAAGGCTTTTCTTTTAAGTTGATTTAGCAGTACATCACTTGATATGTGTCCCCAAGAGATGGGTTTTGAGGTCTGAGAGTGGTAGTAAGCATATGAATGGGAGAGGAATGTAAAGGTTTCTGAGGctaactcattctctctccccctctccaccctgaAACTCTCTGCAGCTATCACTCTAGCCATGAACCGGGATGGCTCTAGTGGGGGTGTCATCTACCTGGTCACTATTACAGCTGCTGGCGTGGACCGTCAAGTAATCTTGGGTAATGAGCTGCCCAAATTCTATGACGAGTGACTCCTCCTCAGACCTCCCTTTGTCATTTTGTAATAAACTTTTTCAGACCAGAACCTGGTATGGTCAATGGAAAATGGGTGCTCAGGGAGATGAAGCTTAGGTGAGGGGGCTTCTTCCCTCCTAGATGTTAGATACTCTTTCCATGATGTGTTCATTCACATTAGATATCAATACATGATAAGGGTGAAGAATTTGGGGATTTGTGAGTTTCAAAGAATAATAACAACCAAAACATTGAGCAAAGCATTAGCTAAATGCTTATAAGCTTTATCTCTTATAACCCAAACAAAAGACCTTTATAGATTAGACTTCTAGATCTATTTATGGACAGATGAAGGCTTAGAAAAAGTACGTCCCTTGACCAAAGTCATAGCGAATTCAAAAGCTGAAAACTGggatttagctttttttttttttaccgtattctcttccttttccacataaaacataaaactttccATTCCCTCAAGCTTCATATATCACGTCCTCCTTGAAATCTGCAAAAATTAGCCCAGCACAGCAGTTAAGACTTAGGAAGTTATTAGCAGACACCCGAGTAACTGTTGTTAAATGGGCTAAGTTCTGGCCCAGTCTTTGCCATGCACTTCCTGAGTGACAGGACTAATTATTCCCCTTCTGTGAGCCCTCATTTCCTCTTATGTCAAACGAAGGCATTGACTtcgaatgaacgaatgaacaaatgaacgTGGTTTATATTCAATGCCATTTTGCTCCTAAGTAAGCAGTTAAGAGGTATATTTAACAGAAATCATAATGGGCTCCTCAGGAAGCTTTTGTCTGCTCTTCTTTCTGGATCTCAGGCTTAACCTATAAATTCAAAGTACcctaaaacaggggcacctgggtggctcagttgttaagcatctgcctttggctcagggcgtgatcccagagtcctgggatcgagccccacattgggctcctccctccactgggagcctgcttcttcctctcccactgcccttgctTGTGGTCCCCCctatctcactggctgtgtctcttagtcaaataaataaataaataaataaataaataaataaataaataaagtctaaaaaaaaagtaccctAAAACAATCCTATGCCCTTGGGAACATGTGTTTGGTTTGGTGGGGGGAAAAGTCTAAAATTATAGAGACTTGAGCTCTTCCTAGCCatgatatttaatttattttgaagtttaaaataataattttaggggctcctgagCAGCTCGGTctcttaagtgtctgacttcggcttaggtcatgatctcagggtcctgggatcatagtccctcgtcaggctccctgtccagcggggagcctgcttctccctctccctccgtctcccgctctgcctacttgtgctctctttctgtcaagtgaataaataaaatattttttaaaaaataaaataatagtttaagAGCCAGTCTCTCCTACTGATCACAACTAGAATAACTCTGGAAAGCAGACAAAAAGCAAGGGCTAAAGGACTCTGGAAAATAGACAAAAGCAAGTGGGTGATGAGGAGAGCCAGAGTTTGGAGAGGCAATGCTCCCTGTGGGTGATTTTCAATTCCCCCTGCCCTTTTATCTCCCAGCTTTGCCCTGAAAATTCAGGCTTCAGGTGCAAAGCTGTAGTGCCCTAAATTTGCCAAGAGAAACACCATAGTCAGTTCTGGCCAAAAGAATGGAGGAATCAAATAAAGGGGGGCCCTGTGGGCAGGAAAGTGAAGGGGGTTTCCCTCAGGAGGGAACTGGAGAAGGGGATTCCTTAATTCTAGGGTGGAACTCTGGCGAATAGCCCGTGACCCCTGAGCTGCACATACGTGAGGCACAGCCACAACAGCACAGCGCAAACTTTGAGAGCCGAACTAAGATTTAAGcctttaaaattagaaatctgtCTTTTTCCTTACTGACCAAAGAGTCATGTCCTTGTGTCCCTCATTCCAAAAAGCGCTTTTAACAGCTCACAGAGGCAgtcacaatttaaaaagaaggagaagaagaaattggagcaaagaaaaaataaagctaagaaaTAAGTAAAGCCAAGGGTcaaactaaaatacaaaatgaaaaaaaatggagtacAAGagctgtcttcctttttttaaagattttatttatttgacagaaaaagaatgcacaagcagggggagaggcaggcagagggagagggagaagcaggctccctgctgagcagggagcccaatgaggggctcaaccccgatcccgggaccctgggatcatgacctgagccaaaggcagatgcttaacagaccgagccacccaggcacccctgggggggtgggggctatCTTATACTGGCTAACAAGAGCAAATtgtaaaatattcaggaattttgaAAGACAGTTGTTGACCATGGGTAGCTTCACATTGGCCTTGATGGAAGTATTTATTCTACAGAAATCAGGAATGTTACATGTCagaaatttttggtttttttcccccagagagccAGTTTAACAGGACATATATTTATCACCCAGCTACAGATGGGTAAAAAACAACTGGCTCTGAGCTACAAGGTagtgaaagcaaagaaagaaaggaaattagatACAAAGTCCAAAAGATtcatttagggatgcctgggtggctcagtcggtgaagcgtctgccttcggctcaggtcatgatcccagggtcctgggaatgagtcgcttctccctctccctgcttgtgctcactctctttctctcgctctggcaaataaataaataaaatctttaaaaaaatcaaaagattcatttaaaaaggtacagcatagggaatacagtcgaTGGCATTgtgatagtgttgtatggtgacacatAGTAGCTATACGTGTAGTGAGCAGAGCATAACATAGAAACTTGTGGGATCACCATGTTGTCACCtgcaactaatgtaacactgtgtgtccactacacttcaattaaaaaaaaaagattcattgaaaagaaaaccagcggctgctggatggctcagtcatttaagcatccaactctggatttcagctcaggtcaggatctcagggttgtgagactgagaccCGCAGGGGACTCCGTACTTAGCGGGGAGTCTCCTgaggattctgtccctctgcctctgcctctctccaccaagtaaataaataaatcttaaaaaaaaaacaccatccAACAGAAACAACTCCTATGTATGTATAAATTTTCAAGTCACACATTTGCTAAAACAGAATATGCATTATGCCATAAAGAAAACTACAATAGATTTTAAAGTATCAGTATCTTTTataccaccttaagccagttagaatggcaaaaatagacaaggcaagaaacaacaattgttggagaggatgtggagaaaggggatccctctacattgttggtgggaatgcaagttggtacagccactctgggaaacagtgtggaggtcccttaaaaagttaaaaattgaactaccctatgacccagccattgcactactgggtatttacaccaaagatacagacgtagtgaagagaagggccatatgcaccccaatgttcatagcagcattgtccacaatagctaaattgtggaaggagccgagatgcccttcaacagatgactggattaagaagctgtggtccatatatacaatggaatattactcagctatcagaaagaacgaattctcaacatttgctgNtagctatcaaaaagaacgaattctcaacatttgctgccacatggacggcactagaggagataatgctaagtgaaataagtcaagcagagaaagacaattatcatatgatttctctcatctatggaacataagaactaggaggatcggtaggggaagaaagggataaagaaaaggggggtaatcagaagggggaatgaaacatgagagactatggactNNNNNNNNNNNNNtttctctcatctatggaacataagaactaggaagatcggtaggggaagaaagggataaagaaaggggggtaatcagaagggggaatgaagcatgagagactatggactctgagaaacaaactgagggcctcagaggggagggggttgggggaatgggatagactggtgatggctagtagggagggcatgtattgcatggtgcactgggtgttttacgcaactaatgcatcatcgaactttacatcggaaaccggggatgtactgtatggtgactaacataatataataaaaaaaaattttaaaaaaagtggctTGAAGAGCATAGATTCAGAACAAAAAGTATTGNGTATCAGTATCTTTGAAAAAAGCTACATTTTTGTAgccatattataataaaattagaacTTGGTAACGAAAGGATACCTAAAATTCAGACAGTTTGCAAActaagaaaatattgataaataacCTGGATTTATAAGGCAGTCATAAAGGAAATTAACACATTTAGAACTAAGTGGTAAGAATGTTGCATATCAAATTTTATGAGATACAGTTAAAGCAGTGCTCagaaagaattttatagtttcaaatacatttattagagcaagaaaagttaaatatagatgacctaaaaattctccaaaattttgaaaaagaacaattgaGCAAGCTTAAAGAaataaggaggaaggaaataataaagataagaacagAGAGCAATTTAATAAGGAACAAAAACTATGTAGTAAAAACTCACAAAACCAAAAGCTAgctgctgcttaaaaaaaaatttgtaagataTTCAGATTTAGAACAAGACTGATCATGAataaaggggaggaaaaaatgaagaaacaaaatatggaaTGAAAAGGGGGGAGTAGCTATAGATATAACAGAGATACAAAACATAATAAAGGGCATAATGAACACGTATATGctaatgaatttgaaaaattttgatgagataaactcctagaaaaacTTGATCTGATGCaattcacacaagaagaaataaaaatttgagtataCCAATAAacattgaagaaatgaaaaaaaaagttgctaatagcatctgataaaattaatttttttaaaggcccaCATGGTTTCATAGGTGAGTTACACCAAATATTCAAGGAAATTACAACTCCTATcttatgtggggttttttttccccagaaaatagaaaaaaacattaaagctGTTCAGCTAATTTTATCAGGTTAGCATGATCTTGATTTCAAATTCAAGTATGgaaaattcaaggaaagaaaataataggcCCATCTCATTtgaacatagatggaaaaaataaataattatctataaactgaattcaacagtttaattaaaaattaaattaaaaataataatacacactATAgggaacaagctgatggttaccagagtggaggtgggtgggggtaatgggggaaacaggtgatgggaattaaggagggcacttgtgatgagcaccaggtgttgtatggaggtgttgagtcactatactgtacacctgaaactaacattacactgtattttaactaactggaatttaaattaaaactagggaaaaaataataatatgtcaaGATCAAATGAGAAATCCTTAGAATGCAAGGATGCTTCCAATATAATCAAATGTATTACTATAATTCACCATAATCATAGACTGAAGAGGAAAAATCAGCTGCTTTTCtcaatcaattaataaataatttataaagtttaacttatataattaaatatccatttatgatttttgaaaaacCAGTTAAGGAACCCACAATCATATAAAACTTTCTTATCTTGGTAAAGGTTGTATTCCAAAAAATCTGTAACAAGCAGCatacataatggaaaaaaattgaggTGCCCAAGACTGCTGACTATAATTACTAGTAAAACATAGCACTAGAATTCAGACTAGTgcataaggaaagaaagagatgtgAGCAAAGCAGATAAATTTGCAGATCATATGATCATctgctcagaaataaaaaaaaaaacaacagaagcagCAAACTATTAAGATAACAATAGAATGTATGAAGGCTTTTAGCCTTTACAAAAATTACTAACATTTCCCTACACCAGAATAACCaataagagataaaataaaggggtgcctgggtggctcagtcggttaagcatctgcttttggctcaggtcatgatcctggaatcctggaatggagtcccacattcagctccctgctaagcagggaggttgcttttccctctgctccttcaccctgctcattttctctctctctctctcaaattaattaattaattaattaattaatttaaaaagaatatgagtTGAggattagactttttaaaaaaaagagagagatacaaTAAAAGTTAGAAATCACTTACACTAACCAAAAAGACATAAAGTGTCTATTGACTAGCTTAATTAAGAATTCATAGAAGGGCAAGGCAcctggtagctcagttggttaagcaccccacccttgattttggctcaggtcatggtctcagggtcatgagatcaagccctgtgttggactccagctgggtgtggagcctggttgagcttctctctctccctttcccactgcccctccccctggcacaCACCTACACTCTCTAAAAANgctctctaaaaaaaaaaattcatagaaaaatgtaaaactctaataatgctaagtgaaataagtcaagcagagaaagacaattatcatatgatttctctcatctatggaacataagaactaggaggatcggtaggggaagaaagggataaagaaaaggggggtaatcagaagggggaatgaaacatgagagactatggactatgagaaacaaactgaagacttcagaggggagggggNNNNNNNNNNNNNNNNNNNNNNNNNNNNNNNNNNNNNNNNNNNNNNNNNNNNNNNNNNNNNNNNNNNNNNNNNNNNNNNNNNNNNNNNNNNNNNNNNNNNNNNNNNNNNNNNNNNNNNNNNNNNNNNNNNNNNNNNNNNNNNNNNNNNNNNNNNNNNNNNNNNNNNNNNNNNNNNNNNNNNNNNNNNNNNNNNNNNNNNNNNNNNNNNNNNNNNNNNNNNNNNNNNNNNNNNNNNNNNNNNNNNNNNNNNNNNNNNNNNNNNNNNNNNNNNNNNNNNNNNNNNNNNNNNNNNNNNNNNNNNNNNNNNNNNNNNNNNNNNNNNNNNNNNNNNNNNNNNNNNNNNNNNNNNNNNNNNNNNNNNNNNNNNNNNNNNNNNNNNNNNNNNNNNNNNNNNNNNNNNNNNNNNNNNNNNNNNNNNNNNNNNNNNNNNNNNNNNNNNNNNNNNNNNNNNNNNNNNNNNNNNNNNNNNNNNNNNNNNNNNNNNNNNNNNNNNNNNNNNNNNNNNNNNNNNNNNNNNNNNNNNNNNNNNNNNNNNNNNNNNNNNNNNNNNNNNNNNNNNNNNNNNNNNNNNNNNNNNNNNNNNNNNNNNNNNNNNNNNNNNNNNNNNNNNNNNNNNNNNNNNNNNNNNNNNNNNNNNNNNNNNNNNNNNNNNNNNNNNNNNNNNNNNNNNNNNNNNNNNNNNNNNNNNNNNNNNNNNNNNNNNNNNNNNNNNNNNNNNNNNNNNNNNNNNNNNNNNNNNNNNNNNNNNNNNNNNNNNNNNNNNNNNNNNNNNNNNNNNNNNNNNNNNNNNNNNNNNNNNNNNNNNNNNNNNNNNNNNNNNNNNNNNNNNNNNNNNNNNNNNNNNNNNNNNNNNNNNNNNNNNNNNNNNNNNNNNNNNNNNNNNNNNNNNNNNNNNNNNNNNNNNNNNNNNNNNNNNNNNNNNNNNNNNNNNNNNNNNNNNNNNNNNNNNNNNNNNNNNNNNNNNNNNNNNNNNNNNNNNNNNNTTTTTTTAACAGACACCATAGACAATTCTTATAAACAGATTGCAGGAGAAGAGGGGATATTTGCTTTGTCTGAAACCAATTGAGGataatatctagaatatacagTGAACCGCAAACAGTAACAAAAAGGCATCAACTCTAgagaaaaatgcacaaaggacATAAACATGgacttcacagaaaaggaaacaaagaagctGGTAAGCATTTGAAGAGATAATCAAACTcaacaaaaatcacaataaaacaaatttatacaTTACTTTACACCCATTAGACTGGAAAACATGAGAGTCTGATAATGCCAAATGGTGAGGAGACAGGCAGGAGAGAAGCCTCCTGCCCTGCCAGTGGAAATGTAAGCtgtgcagccattctggagaaAATTCTGCACTACATAATCAAGTGAAAAACTTCTAGTATCCAACAATTCCGCTCCTGGAAATACACCCCCCTTGCAGTGTCTCCCTGGGGAGACCTACGAGAGGATGTTCTTTATAAGTTACTTGTGGTGGCGGAGAGATAGAGGCAATCTTCATGTCTACCAGAGAGACAGTAGGAAAAATGCTGTGAGTGCACGCAGTGACATGGATGGGTCTTTAGAACGGAGGGCTGAggggcaaaaaaacccaaacaaacagaaTGAGCTAAAATCAGAAAGCAACTCTCTTTgagtaaaaaatacacacaaaacaatACACGTCTTTCAAGAATACATAtaacaaaaagatatatacaaaatacaGGAGAAGAGTTGCCTTcagtgaaaggaaggaaactggAATTTGGGAAATAtgcataaaaaggaataaataataacaaacGTGGGAAGATTTTGTATGGACCAATGATGACCATGTGCCATCAACTGAGGAATATAATTCTACCATttgcatttaagatttttttaagttaatgatgCAAAGAAAATCATAGTTCTGAGAGCAATTTATTCTATATTTCCATGATAGGTATTAGATAATTCCCTATATTTTCCAACCAACTAATAAATATAATTAGTGTTCAGTTGAAGATCAGGAATTAAAAAGGGAgggtagaaattagaaaaatgtcGATTCCTCCCTACATTTACAGCATCTCTCTccaataatatgtattattttttgttccAAATCTTTTAGAATTTAATGAACATGTTCTTTTTTATAGAATGAGCCAGAATATATGGATTATCTTTGGTCCTCTTTACCAATTTCTTAACTCTGCTGGTTATGGGCATACAGTGTAAGAAGAGAAGTGTCTTAATTCCAT
Proteins encoded in this window:
- the PSMB9 gene encoding proteasome subunit beta type-9 isoform X2 → MLRVGEVHTGTTIMAVEFDGGVVVGSDSRVSAGEAVVNRVFDKLSPLHQYIYCALSGSAADAQAMVDTATYQLELHGLELEEPPLVLAAANVVRNISYKYREDLSAHLMVAGWDQRGGGQVYGTLGGMLTRQPFAIGGSGSTYIYGYVDAAYKPGMSPEECRSFTTNAITLAMNRDGSSGGVIYLVTITAAGVDRQVILGNELPKFYDE
- the PSMB9 gene encoding proteasome subunit beta type-9 isoform X1, producing the protein MWPAQTIVGEGVQIRSEVLGSSLRLHLLHHAHSSSSFSLLRLANSAARDFLTPASFVTCLRADLCQTTIMAVEFDGGVVVGSDSRVSAGEAVVNRVFDKLSPLHQYIYCALSGSAADAQAMVDTATYQLELHGLELEEPPLVLAAANVVRNISYKYREDLSAHLMVAGWDQRGGGQVYGTLGGMLTRQPFAIGGSGSTYIYGYVDAAYKPGMSPEECRSFTTNAITLAMNRDGSSGGVIYLVTITAAGVDRQVILGNELPKFYDE